The proteins below are encoded in one region of Rana temporaria chromosome 2, aRanTem1.1, whole genome shotgun sequence:
- the MYCL gene encoding protein L-Myc, which yields MWGNNEPGQTQRVQESVRGRRGTMDLGCYSTHYFYDEDLKEDFYRYIAPSEDIWKKFELVPGCSPSNAGCLGGSGTDWGSEIMDLGWESPVKLSKLSSVVLLRDCMWSGFSTREHLEKVINERISSGTSSKPTSSPKTVPEPEITETESGPAEPATPEVIVPTVHPEKIANSSGSENTSDSEEDEIDVVTVEKRNSYRGRQPVTITVRADPLDTATKLFHISIHQQQHNYAARLPPEPSPTSPPPPSPSPSVEEEPGEISCSSVQPCSPLDLGSPPPSGGSDSEDLVKRKNHNYMERKRRNDLRSRFLALREEVPGLARASKTPKVVVLSKATHYLRGLISDEERLVVEKTKLRSRHQLLLKKLSKLKSR from the exons CAGACTCAGCGTGTCCAAGAGAGCGTGCGGGGACGCCGGGG gacaatgGATCTTGGGTGTTACAGCACACACTATTTCTACGATGAGGATCTGAAGGAGGACTTCTATCGCTATATTGCTCCCAGCGAAGATATCTGGAAGAAGTTTGAGCTTGTACCTGGCTGCTCTCCATCCAATGCAGGATGTCTGGGGGGGAGTGGTACTGACTGGGGATCCGAGATCATGGATTTAGGATGGGAGTCCCCTGTGAAGCTCTCCAAGCTCAGCTCTGTAGTTCTTTTGAGGGACTGTATGTGGAGTGGCTTCTCAACCCGTGAACACCTGGAAAAAGTAATCAATGAACGTATTTCAAGTGGCACTTCTTCAAAGCCGACAAGTTCTCCAAAAACGGTTCCAGAGCCTGAAATCACAGAGACTGAGAGTGGCCCTGCAGAGCCAGCAACACCAGAAGTTATTGTACCGACAGTCCATCCTGAAAAGATTGCCAATTCGTCTGGATCGGAGAATACCAGTGACTCTG AGGAGGATGAGATTGATGTGGTGACTGTGGAAAAGAGGAATTCTTATCGTGGCCGTCAACCTGTTACCATCACGGTTCGCGCTGACCCACTGGATACTGCCACAAAACTTTTTCACATCTCTATCCACCAACAGCAACATAACTATGCGGCACGACTTCCTCCAGAACCCAGCCCTACCTctcctcccccaccttctccATCCCCTTCTGTGGAAGAGGAGCCTGGAGAAATAAGCTGCTCCTCGGTACAACCCTGCAGTCCACTTGACTTGGGGTCCCCACCACCATCTGGTGGTTCAGACAGTGAGGATCTAGTGAAAAGAAAAAATCACAATTACATGGAACGTAAAAGAAGAAATGATTTGCGTTCTCGGTTCTTGGCCCTTAGAGAGGAAGTACCTGGTCTTGCTCGTGCTTCCAAAACACCTAAAGTAGTAGTGCTGAGCAAAGCAACGCATTATTTGCGAGGCTTGATTAGTGACGAGGAAAGGCTCGTGGTCGAGAAAACGAAGCTTCGATCTCGTCACCAACTACTTTTGAAAAAACTCTCCAAGCTGAAAAGTCGTTGA